CCATGGCACCGTAAGGGTGCAAAATGCAACGAGCCGCAGAACGACGGACGATGTGCCCGATCCGCGATGCAGCCAACCTCCGCTTGCAACGATTGTTGGTTCTATTGTTGGCCGGCATCACGAGCGAGCCACTAAGTGACTGTATTTTGCGGAAATTTTTGGAAAAACTGGCGGAGACGGAGGGATTCGAACCCTCGATACGGTTTCCCGTATGACGCTTTAGCAAAGCGTTGGTTTCAGCCACTCACCCACGTCTCCGGCGCACGGCAGAGCGGGGCTATAGCGGCGGTTTGCCGGCGGATCAACCGCATGTATCACGCCGCCTCGGCGTGATTTCGACTCGCCTTGCCGCTTGGTTCATTGCGGATAAAGCATTCGGGGCGCTACGCTTCGTGATCAAGGTCGGGGGAGTGCGCGATGCGCAGACGGATAGTGCAATGTTCGATGGCGGCAGCCGCGCTGGCGATGCTGGCCACCCCGCTGGTCGCGCCGGGGCTCGCGCAGGTGCGCACGGTCGATCCCAACGAGACGATCGACAGCGATCTGCGCTCGCCCTCTACGCCGACGATGGCGCAGCCCAGCGGCCCGCCCCGCGCGCAGGCGTCCGCCGCGCCGCGCTATCCCGATTCGCCGGTGCCGGCGGAGACAGATCCGCAGGTTTCGAGTTCGGCGAGTTCGGGCGCGCGCTATGATTCGCCGGGCGAGTCGCCGCAGGGGTCGCCCCCATCCCAATCGCCACCACCACCCGCATCCGCGCAGGGCGGATTCGACACGCGCGAGCAGGCCGAGGCCGCGGCCAGCCGCGGCGGTGACACGTTCACGCCCGGCGAATTGCTGAGCGCAGCGGAGGGCACGTTCGGCAAGGGTGCGGCCGGCCTGTCGGGCATTCTCGAACGCACGCTCAAGGAACAGGGCCAGCCCAACGCCTATATCGCCGGCAGCGAGGCTTCGGCCGCGGTCGTGCTGGGCTTGCGCTACGGCAAGGGCACGATGTTCCACAAGGTCGAGGGGCAGCGGCCAGTGTACTGGACCGGGCCATCGGTCGGGTTCGATCTCGGCGGTGATGCCGCCAAGGTGTTCGTGCTGGTCTACAATCTCTACGACAGCGAGGAACTCTACCACCGCTTCCCCGCCGCCGAAGGCCGCGTCTATTTCGTCGGCGGATTCGCCGCGACCTATATGCGCTGGGGCAAGGTGGTGTTGATCCCGATCCGGCTTGGCGTCGGCTGGCGGCAGGGCGTCAACCTGGGCTATATGAAGTTCGGCCATAAGCAGAACTGGTTCCCGCTATAAACGGCACGCCGCTTTCGCGCCGGGCGGAGCGCTGGCGGACCGGGCTGCGCTGGGTGCTGGCGGCGGCGTATCTGCTGGCGGGGGTGCTGCATCTGCGCTCCCCCGAACCGTTCCTGGCGATCACGCCCGATTGGGTGCCCGATCCGCGCGCCGTGATCGCCGTGACGGGCATGTGCGAGATCGCCGGCGCGATCGGCATGTTGGTGCCGCGGCTGCGCCGGCTCGCCGGCATCCTGCTCGCGCTCTACGCGCTGTGCGTGTTCCCCGCCAATGTGAAGCATGCGATCGACTATATCACGCTCGGGCGCGGCGGGCTGACGTTGTGGTATCATGTCCCGCGCCTGCTGATGCAGCCGGTGATCGTGTGGTGGGCGCTGTTCGCGGGCGGCGTGGTCGACTGGCCGCTGCGCCGCCACAGCTACCCACGCGCCTCGCTCTTGCGGTAACGATCCGGCATTAACCGTGGACCGGCGCGCCGACGCACATTAGGGATGCGCGCTTTGCGGCAATGTGGGACGGACCTTGGCGAACGTAGCGGTAATCGGCGCCCAGTGGGGCGATGAGGGCAAGGGCAAGATCGTCGACTGGCTGGCGGAGCGCGCCGACGTCGTCGTGCGCTTCCAGGGCGGGCACAATGCCGGGCACACGCTCGTCGTCGGCGAGGCGGTGTATAAATTGTCGCTGCTGCCATCGGGTATCGTGCGCGGCACCCCTTCCGTGATCGGCAACGGCGTGGTGCTCGATCCCTGGGCGCTCAAGGCCGAGGTTGAGAAATTGCGTGGGCAAGGCGTGGCGATCTCACCCGAGACGCTGATGGTCGCCGATACCTGCGCGCTGATCCTGCCGCTGCACCGCGATCTCGACGGGCTTCGCGAGGATGCCAGCGGCGCCGGCAAGATCGGCACCACCCGGCGCGGCATCGGCCCGGCCTATGAAGACAAGGTCGGCCGTCGCGCGATCCGCGTGTGCGATCTCGCACATCTCGACGATCTCGGCCCGCAGCTCGACCGGCTGACCGCGCACCACGATGCGCTGCGCGCCGGCTTCGGCGAGCCGCCGATCGACCGCGAGGCGCTGCTGGCCGAACTGCGCGAGATCGCCGGGTTCGTACTGCCGTTCGCACGCCCGGCATGGCGCGATCTCAACGCCGCGCGCGAGCGCGGCCGCCGCATCCTGTTCGAAGGCGCGCAGGGCGTGCTGCTCGATGTCGATCACGGCACCTATCCGTTCGTCACCTCGTCGAACACGATCTCCGGCACCGCGGCGGGCGGATCGGGGCTCGGGCCGAGTGCGGTCGGCTTCGTGCTGGGCATCGCCAAGGCCTATACGACGCGAGTCGGCTCGGGACCGTTCCCGACCGAGCTCAACGACGAAACCGGCGAGTTGATCGGCCAGCGCGGGCACGAATTCGGCACCGTCACCGGGCGCAAGCGCCGGTGCGGCTGGTTCGATGCGGTGCTGCTGCGCCAGTCCGCTGCGGTCGGCGGGATCACCGGCATCGCGCTCACCAAGATCGACGTTCTCGACGGGTTCGCCGAGATCAAGATCTGCACCGGCTACAAGCTCGGCGACACGACGCTCGATTATTTCCCGGCGCATGCCGCCGATCAGGCTCGCGTCGAGCCGATCTACGAAACGATGCCGGGCTGGAATGAAACGACTGCCGGCGCGCGCAGTTGGGCGGAACTGCCGGCTCAGGCGATCAAATATATCCGCCGCATCGAGGAACTGATCCGCTGCCCGGTGGCGCTGGTCTCCACCAGCCCCGAGCGCGAGGACACGATCCTCGTGCGCGATCCGTTCGCGGACTGATCGGCTACGGCGTTAAGGCGCGATACCATTCCCGTTCGCACTGAGCGAAGTCGAAGTGCGTGCCCCAAGCGTCTCGCTTGCGACACGTCCTTCGACAAGCTCAGGACGAACGGGGGTTGGAAGGGCAGCTCGCTTAGCGGCGTTTCTTCTTGGCCGTCGTTTCGTCAGCCGCACTATCGGCCGGTTGCGTCGTGCTCGGTGTGGCGGTTGCGCTCGGGGTCGTGGTGTCGCCCGGCATCGCGCTGGTCGTGTCGCTCGGCGCTGGCGTGGTCGACATCGTTCCCGATGGCGTCGGCGGATTGGCCGGAACCGTCGGCGAGGTCGTCGTCGTGCCCGGCGCGGGATAGCCGTTGGGTGAGGTCTGGCCGGTGCCGGTCTGCGCCAGCGCTGCGGTCGACAGGCCAAACGCCGCCGCCGCGAAGATCATGCTCTTTCGCATCGCTCTCTCCATATTGCCCGGCTGTTCCGGGTATGGAGGTTAAACGTCCGGCGTTGGCTTTTGGAACTCACCTCACCGTTCGATTCGGGCGATTCAGCGATCCGTGCCACCGCATTGCGCGCGGTGGAGCAGTTTCTGGTCGGCGAGCACCAGCGCGACCATCGCCTCGACCACCGGCACGCCGCGAATGCCTACACAGGGATCATGCCGGCCCTTGGTGCGAAGTTCGGTGGCGTCGCCGTCGCGCGTGATCGTCGGCATCGGCGTGAGGATCGAACTGGTCGGCTTGAACGCGACGCGCAGCGTCACCGGCTGTCCGGTGGCGATCCCGCCGGCGATGCCGCCGGCATGGTTGGCGGTGAAGATCGGGCCGGCGTTCCCTGGCCGCATCGGATCGGCATTCTGCTCGCCGGTCAGCGCGGCGGCGGCGAACCCGTCGCCGATCTCGACGCCTTTGACGGCATTGATGCTCATGCACGCGGCGGCAAGCTCCGCGTCGAGCTTGGCGTAGAGCGGCGCGCCCCAGCCGGCCGGCACCCCGACCGCCTCGCACGCCACCACCGCGCCGAGCGACGAGCCGGCCTTGCGCGCGTCATCGACCAGGGTTTCCCAGCGCGCGGCGGCTTTCGCGTCCGGGCAGAAGAACGGATTGTTGGCGATCTCGGCGGGGTCGAACGCGGCGTAATCGATCGCGTCGCCGCCGATCGCCTCGACCCAGGCGAGGATCGTCACCTCGGGGATCACCGCCCGCGCCACCGCACCCGCCGCCACCCGCGACGCAGTTTCGCGCGCGGAGGAACGCCCGCCACCGCGATAGTCGCGGAAGCCGTATTTGGCGTCATAGGCATAATCGGCGTGGCCTGGTCGATAGGCGAGCGCGACCTCCGAATAATCCTTCGAACGCTGATCGACATTGTCGATATGCAGCGCGATCGGCGTGCCGGTGGTGCGCCCCTCGAACACGCCCGAGAGGATGCGGACCTGATCCGGCTCCTGCCGCTGCGTGGTGAAGCGCGAGGTGCCGGGGCGGCGGCGATCGAGGAACGGCTGCACGTCGGCTTCGCTCAGCGCGATCCCCGGCGGACAGCCATCCACCACCGCGCCGATCGCGGGGCCGTGGGATTCGCCCCAGGTGGTGAACCGGAAAACGCGGCCGAAGGTGTTGAAGCTCATGCCCCCTCTCCCCCTTGGGGGAGAGGGAGGGGCCCGCTCGGCGAAGCCGAGTGGGAGGGTGAGGGCACTAGTGCGGCGCGGATCGCATACGCCACGCCTTCGAGATTGGTCATCACCTCGGCATTGCCAAACCGGATCACGCGATATCCTTCCTGTTCCAGAAATGCCGTCCGATTTGCATCATATTCCTCCGCACCCACATGCGTCTGGCCGTCCACTTCGACCACGAGACGCGCAGCCTGACAGACGAAGTCTCCGTAAAATGGCCCAAGCCGCTGCTGGTGGCGAAACTTGAAGCCGTCGAGCGCGCTACCGCGGAGGATCGACCACAGCCGTCTTTCCGCAGGACTGGCATCACGGCGCAAAGCGCGCATCCGGGCGACCGTCCCGTCACCGACGCTGTAGCGGCTTCTCGGCAAGGCCCTCACCCTTCCCGCCGCTTACGCGGCGGGCCCCTCCCTCTCCCCCAAAGGGGAGAGGGACTTTACACCAGCGCGATATCCGGTGCGTCCTCAGCCTTCATGCCGATCACGTTGTAGCCG
This genomic stretch from Sphingomonas panacis harbors:
- a CDS encoding DUF1134 domain-containing protein yields the protein MRRRIVQCSMAAAALAMLATPLVAPGLAQVRTVDPNETIDSDLRSPSTPTMAQPSGPPRAQASAAPRYPDSPVPAETDPQVSSSASSGARYDSPGESPQGSPPSQSPPPPASAQGGFDTREQAEAAASRGGDTFTPGELLSAAEGTFGKGAAGLSGILERTLKEQGQPNAYIAGSEASAAVVLGLRYGKGTMFHKVEGQRPVYWTGPSVGFDLGGDAAKVFVLVYNLYDSEELYHRFPAAEGRVYFVGGFAATYMRWGKVVLIPIRLGVGWRQGVNLGYMKFGHKQNWFPL
- a CDS encoding DoxX family protein; this translates as MRWVLAAAYLLAGVLHLRSPEPFLAITPDWVPDPRAVIAVTGMCEIAGAIGMLVPRLRRLAGILLALYALCVFPANVKHAIDYITLGRGGLTLWYHVPRLLMQPVIVWWALFAGGVVDWPLRRHSYPRASLLR
- a CDS encoding adenylosuccinate synthase — its product is MANVAVIGAQWGDEGKGKIVDWLAERADVVVRFQGGHNAGHTLVVGEAVYKLSLLPSGIVRGTPSVIGNGVVLDPWALKAEVEKLRGQGVAISPETLMVADTCALILPLHRDLDGLREDASGAGKIGTTRRGIGPAYEDKVGRRAIRVCDLAHLDDLGPQLDRLTAHHDALRAGFGEPPIDREALLAELREIAGFVLPFARPAWRDLNAARERGRRILFEGAQGVLLDVDHGTYPFVTSSNTISGTAAGGSGLGPSAVGFVLGIAKAYTTRVGSGPFPTELNDETGELIGQRGHEFGTVTGRKRRCGWFDAVLLRQSAAVGGITGIALTKIDVLDGFAEIKICTGYKLGDTTLDYFPAHAADQARVEPIYETMPGWNETTAGARSWAELPAQAIKYIRRIEELIRCPVALVSTSPEREDTILVRDPFAD
- the aroC gene encoding chorismate synthase → MSFNTFGRVFRFTTWGESHGPAIGAVVDGCPPGIALSEADVQPFLDRRRPGTSRFTTQRQEPDQVRILSGVFEGRTTGTPIALHIDNVDQRSKDYSEVALAYRPGHADYAYDAKYGFRDYRGGGRSSARETASRVAAGAVARAVIPEVTILAWVEAIGGDAIDYAAFDPAEIANNPFFCPDAKAAARWETLVDDARKAGSSLGAVVACEAVGVPAGWGAPLYAKLDAELAAACMSINAVKGVEIGDGFAAAALTGEQNADPMRPGNAGPIFTANHAGGIAGGIATGQPVTLRVAFKPTSSILTPMPTITRDGDATELRTKGRHDPCVGIRGVPVVEAMVALVLADQKLLHRAQCGGTDR
- a CDS encoding endonuclease domain-containing protein encodes the protein MPRSRYSVGDGTVARMRALRRDASPAERRLWSILRGSALDGFKFRHQQRLGPFYGDFVCQAARLVVEVDGQTHVGAEEYDANRTAFLEQEGYRVIRFGNAEVMTNLEGVAYAIRAALVPSPSHSASPSGPLPLPQGGEGA